The genomic region GCCGCCGACGTCCTCGTCGCCTGCGGAGCCACCTCGGTGGGCGCCAAAGATCACCTGCGCCGCGTGCTCGTCGAGCTTGACGCGGAGGTCCTGGTCAGCGGCGTCGCCTGCCGCCCAGGCCACCCACAGCTCCTCGCCGCCCTCCCGGACGGCCGCGTGGTCGTCGGCCTGCCCGGCAACCCGTTCGCCGCGCTCGCCGCCGTCGTGACGCTCCTGCAGCCGCTGCTCGGCACGTTGAGCGGTCGCACGGTCCAGCCGGCGATCACCGCCCGGTTCGCCGCCGTGGGACACCGCACCGACACCCGGCTGATCCCGGTCACCCGGCACGGCACCGGAGCACTGCCGGTCGGCCGCGACCGGCCCGGCTCGCTCTGGGGTGCCGCGCTCGCCGACGCGCTGGCGGTCGTCCCGCCAGGTCACTTCGAGGGCGAGGTCGAGTTGTTGGCGCTCACTTCCGGGAACGCCAGCTGACCTTCGAGGAACCGGCCTCGGGTGCGTCACGCACGATCGTCCGCACCGGCAGGCCGAGGAACTCACCGAACCGCCGGGTGTGCTCGACGAGCCCGTCCACGTCGAAGCCGGGCAACGGCCGCAGCTCCACGTCCACGGAGGTCTTCTTCATGACCCGCTTCCACAGCCCGGCGATCTGGCCGTCCTCGATGATCGTCGCGTAGAACATGCCGTTGTAGGTGGAGATCGGGATCTCGCCGTAGCGGTGGAAGAACGCGGCGCGGTCCTTGTAGCCGATCACCAGCTCGTCGTAGGCGGGCAGCAGGCAGGTCCCGGTCGCGGGTTCGAGGTCCGGCGGCAGCCAGTACTCCTTGCCGTCGAACGACTCCTGGACGAGCTCGGCGCGGATCGGGTCGAGGCCGCGGGTGGCCTCCCTGATCCCGATGCCGGCCCAGTTCGCGAAGTCCGCGACGGTCGCCGGGCCGTGGCTGCCGAAGAACCGCCGCGCCAGCACCGCGAGCGCTTCCTCGTCGTCGAGCGAGCGCTGGTTCGGCGCCCATTCCTCCAGCAGCACGAACGTCTGGTCCTTGCCGCGCGGCGGGCCGGGCACGACCAGACCCTCCTGGGCGAGGTGGATGAACGTGAAGTAGCTCTGCTGCCGGTCGTCCGGGATGCCGACGCTGGCCATCAGCTCGATCATCTCGCGTCGCGTGAGGCATCCACCGCCACTCAACGCCTCCACGAACGTCCTGCGCGCCAACGACATCAGCTCGGGCGTCATCCGGTGGTACTGCCACGCCTTGGGCGTGAGCCGCGCCAGGTCGCGCGCGCCGAACAGGTTGAGCATCCACCGAACGTCTTCGGCGGGCACGTAGTGGATCGTCCCGCGCATCAGCCACGTGCGGACGATCTTCCCAGCGCGCAGCTCGTCCTCGATGTCAGCGCTCACACCAGCCGAGGTGCGCAGGCCGAGCGCCCAGAGCGACTGGCCGTAGTCCTGGGCCTGCACGGCGCCGAGGTTCC from Lentzea guizhouensis harbors:
- a CDS encoding winged helix DNA-binding domain-containing protein; this encodes MDIAALRLANQRIGTFATAEEVVRNLGAVQAQDYGQSLWALGLRTSAGVSADIEDELRAGKIVRTWLMRGTIHYVPAEDVRWMLNLFGARDLARLTPKAWQYHRMTPELMSLARRTFVEALSGGGCLTRREMIELMASVGIPDDRQQSYFTFIHLAQEGLVVPGPPRGKDQTFVLLEEWAPNQRSLDDEEALAVLARRFFGSHGPATVADFANWAGIGIREATRGLDPIRAELVQESFDGKEYWLPPDLEPATGTCLLPAYDELVIGYKDRAAFFHRYGEIPISTYNGMFYATIIEDGQIAGLWKRVMKKTSVDVELRPLPGFDVDGLVEHTRRFGEFLGLPVRTIVRDAPEAGSSKVSWRSRK